The Centroberyx gerrardi isolate f3 chromosome 19, fCenGer3.hap1.cur.20231027, whole genome shotgun sequence genome has a segment encoding these proteins:
- the LOC144542911 gene encoding uncharacterized protein LOC144542911, with translation MGSSMGCVRPPREVGLGGAPPLSPKKRLRFKRKRKGKKSRKGEAGQEEYERRRSHEPDEREEDEEDEEEKMETADNGARPTHITVPDTQLTHSKLNLPSNTLSPGSGSASTGGLLGSRVLELSPNPSPSWRGVFCLPGEEKTVSALIDVSSIPSQTTTTTPTSTAPVLGSSTPGGGRVCRVKEKVQGVLEKPWILRPKKEKKGKGRREEEEKDDGGVKGGAAGTVGVARTPSDRERKGVVHIREVDGKLCVVRTVYPSDYGSPVWRGESDSEVEVRNEPPTPSPLTEKILKVQLSEEDSRRIKMSAAGRSISSNRMGSQETLVVKEFSLDTPVRAQEGPSLLESGYASDLPLTSPETGGATPSQTDWGGLTSSSSERLDSMMESPLSPQQQASLKYLPQLLNFKEAMFLKGGQSSTPGGC, from the exons ATGGGGAGTTCCATGGGTTGCGTCAGGCCTCCTCGGGAAGTCGGACTCGGCGGAGCCCCTCCCCTTTCGCCAAAAAAGCGGCTCCGTTTCAAAAGGAAGCGGAAGGGCAAGAAGAGCAGGAAAGGCGAGGCCGGGCAGGAGGAGTATGAGCGACGGAGAAGCCACGAGCCtgatgaaagagaggaagatgaggaggatgaggaggagaagatggaaaCAGCAGACAATGGAGCTAGGCCGACCCATATAACAGTGCCTGATACTCAGTTGACCCATTCCAAACTTAACCTGCCCAGCAATACCCTTTCCCCTGGCTCTGGGAGTGCCAGTACAGGGGGCCTTTTAGGCAGCAGAGTGCTTGAACTGTCCCCCAATCCCAGCCCGTCCTGGAGAGGGGTCTTCTGCCTTCCAGGGGAGGAAAAGACTGTTAGCGCTCTCATAGATGTCTCCAGCATCCCGAGccaaaccaccaccaccaccccgaCCAGCACAGCCCCAGTCCTGGGCAGTAGCACCCCGGGTGGAGGCAGGGTCTGTCGAGTTAAGGAGAAGGTCCAAGGGGTGCTGGAGAAACCCTGGATACTACGAccaaagaaggagaaaaaagggaagggaagacgagaggaagaggagaaggacgACGGAGGGGTAAaaggaggagctgcagggaCAGTAGGCGTGGCGCGAACTCCTTCCGACAGGGAGCGCAAAGGTGTGGTCCACATCCGTGAGGTGGACGGTAAACTCTGCGTGGTGAGGACGGTGTACCCCAGCGACTACGGCTCCCCCGTGTGGAGGGGCGAGAGTGACAGCGAGGTGGAGGTGCGCAACGAGCCCCCCACCCCATCTCCGCTCACCGAAAAAATCCTCAAAGTCCAGCTCTCCGAGGAGGATAGCAGGAGAATCAAAATGTCCGCCGCCGGCCGCTCTATTTCCTCTAACCGAATGGGGAGTCAGGAAACTTTGGTAGTCAAGGAATTTAGCTTGGACACTCCGGTCCGTGCGCAAGAGGGGCCTTCTCTGCTGGAGTCGGGCTATGCCAGCGACCTGCCGTTGACCTCCCCAGAGACAGGGGGCGCCACTCCGAGTCAGACGGACTGGGGAGGGCTGACCAGCAGCTCGTCAGAGAGGCTGGACTCCATGATGGAGAGTCCTCTGTCGCCGCAGCAACAGGCATCTTTGAAATACCTGCCGCAG cTCCT taACTTCAAAGAGGCCATGTTTCTAAAAGGGGGCCAGTCCAGCACCCCTGGGGGCTGCTAG